The Sebastes fasciatus isolate fSebFas1 chromosome 22, fSebFas1.pri, whole genome shotgun sequence genome includes the window CAACTTAATTGAAATTGTACAAAAGTGACAAAGTAAACCCCAAtcctattttttctttttaaatacagtcagtttatttcttaaaaaaaaaattatgttgatGTCTAAATTAATAGAAATAAACCAAACTCCAGGttttaaaacataaatttaaaaactgcaataattgccatgtttttatacatattaGAGAGCTGCAGGGTATTTTTGTAAGCCAACTTTGTAGGTAGGTaattagcatcgccctggttacCTCGAttaaaagccaatgggatttttccatcggcttttggattattacagaaaataagatctgtggcaaacaaaagtttatgatacttacaggttttgttcagcaagataatcttaacgaatgaacaccacttttatgatttttgaagtgtgaatgcagaagtaaaaagctaacgtaaggctataaacgaactacaccacggtcgcatgacttcacgtcaccaccactaaaCTAAAGGTGGACTAGTGTTGGATGTAATGACGTTTAGTAGTttaatttagccacttgttagcaaccgccttttttaagaacAAAACGATAAAATCCCTTCAACTTGTGTTtatcacagaccttatttcaggcatctaactaaagataaacccattgacttccagatgaggtaACAGGAAGTGCTATAATGCTAACTCATTTGTACTCTATGAACTCTGTCTCCTATAGTAATTAAGTTTGATTGCTTTACAGTTACACTTTAGAATGATATAAGTCAGTATGGACTTGTTAGGATGGGAACTGAAGCCTGCTCGATGTTCTCACCTGAGCGATGGAGGTCTGAGGGTTGAGCATGAGGTTGAGGAACGTTCTCTTGAGAACCCATCTGAACTGGGTGAAGAAGCCGGTGGTGTAGGTGATGGTTCTGGAGGTCGAGGTTTTGCTCTTCGGCTCACCCTGATTGATCCTttctgagagagacagaaggtgATAATTGTTTTTGATTTGGTGAAATTGACAAGCAGTGTATGAAGCAgtttatatatacagatatagatATCGACCCTGTGACCTTTTTGTACCTACCCAGCTCTGCTTTGGTCTGTTTGAAGTAATTGCAGTTTCTATATCTCTCTACGAGTTCATCCGCGATCCCCTGTCTGGACACCAACACCGAGTCTAAATCTGGATCTAGAGGGAAGAAAGAGGCATTCAGAATCGTGCAAATaaggaaaaatgaataaaaaatgcattattTATACGGTCCAAAATCTGACCCGATCCCAAACATACACACCTTCTTTGTTGAGGGAGACTGCGGTTGAGTCTCCATTAATGATGTCCAAGAAGAAGTCAGCAGGGTTGTTGTGGGGTTCACAGGTGTATCCTGGGAAATGAAGTTCCAAAAACGAATTACAAGTACATCACCTTTGCATCATGTTGTGGTTATATTGGATTAATTTCCCGTTCCTACCGATGTCTGAGAAATAATCCAGTGCGCTCTGAGCCGGGCCGTTGTAAACCTGATCATTTTAATTACAGTGGAAAACAAAGAGTTAATGTGAATTTCTGTATTATTAAAAAGTCAGGACACAACACGGAATATGACAATAGCTGATATGAAAGTGAGGAAGCTTCACTATGAAACAAAAGAGCAACGgaaaagagaacaaaaaaagaTGAGATGGAGTGAGCaacaagaaaaaggaaaaatagtGACATAAAAGAAAGACATAGCGATAAAGAAAGCGAGAGCTACAAAATAGACGGAAAGTGCGCCAATGAGTGAGCAATAGGAACAAGTGAAAAGAGTaactaaaaagagagaaagaaagcaataataaagatataaagagcaacaaaaagAGTGAATAAAAGCAAATAATGAACAAGtgagcaaaaagaaaaagcgACAAATAAAGGACAAAAAGCATTACAGAAGACAGAAAGAGCAATAATTAAGACCGTGTGAAAGTGATAATGAAAGAGcaacacaaaaataaaagaaagggTGAAAAAAGgatgacaaaaaagaaagaattacAGAAATAAGGAGTGACAATGAGCGCATGTTGCCGACCTGTTTTCCGTCGATCAGCAGCGTGAGGCTGTCGAACAGGCGGTAGATGGAGTAGCGAGGCTggtggatggagaggatgaTGGTGCGACCTTTGTTTGCCATCCTGAAGAaacagggagagaaaaagacgtTCGTAGACGTataaacttaaagggatagttatcggtttaagtgtacgctatatttaccGTACCGTGAGatagctatacagtctatgtatcCGACGGGGAACCGAAGCCGTTAGCGATTGTTAGCAGTTGATAACTTGATAACTAAATTTTTAAAAGGTCACAACTGTGACCTAAAACCAAAaatctggtcctctctctaggttccatggtggagaggaggtcatgttgctctggcttgATCTGTTTTGGCATGGGAAGGAAGGcgtgttgctttggctctatctgtttggcgtggagaggaggttgtgttgctctggctctatctgtttggcgtggagaggaggttgtgctgCTTTGgttctatctgtttggcgtggagaggaggttgtgttgctttggctctatctgttttgcgtggagaggaggttgtgttgctttggctctatctgtttggtgtggagaggaggtcgtgttgctttggctctatctgtttggcgtggagaggaagtcatgttgctttggctctatctgtttggcgtggagaggaggttgtgttgctctggcttgATCTGTTTTGGCGTGGGAAGGAAGTTGTGTTGCTTTGactctatctgtttggtgtggagaggaggtcgtgttgctttggctctatctgtttggcgtggagaggaagtCATGTTGCTTTGgttctatctgtttggcgtggagaggaggttgtgttgctttggctctatctgttttgcgtggagaggaggttgtgttgctttggctctatctgtttggtgtggagaggaggtcgtgttgctttggctctatctgtttggcgtggagaggaagtcatgttgctttggctctatctgtttggcgtggagaggaggttgtgttgctctggcttgATCTGTTTTGGCGTGGGAAGGAAGTTGTGTTGCTTtgactctatctgtttggccttgagaggaggtcgtgttgctttggctctatctgtttggcgtggagagaaggtcgtgttgctttggctctatctgtttggcgtggagaggaggttgtgttgctttggctctatctgttttgcgtggagaggaggttgtgttgctttggctctatctgtttggtgtggagaggaggtcgtgttgctttggctctatctgtttggcgtggagaggaggttgtgttgctctggcttgATCTGTTTTGGCGTGGGAAGGAAGTTGTGTTGCTTtgactctatctgtttggccttgagaggaggtcatgttgctttgtctctatctgtttggcgtggagagaaggtcgtgttgctttggctctatctgtttggcgtggagaggaggtcgtgttgctctggctctatctatttggtgtggagaggaggtcgtgttgctttggctctatctgtttggcgtgaagaggaggtcgtgttgctttggctctatctgtttggcgtggagaggaggtcgtgttgctttggctctatctgtttggcgtggagaggaggtcgtgttgctctggctctatctatttggcgacGCCGGGAAGCTGGATGGCTAAGTACATCATACAACcgcacttcaaaacacccgaactttCCCTTTAAAGCAAAGGTTTTGGGACATAAGAACTCGGACAACTGACCTCTTGAGCAGCAGCATCACAGAGTTGGCGGTGCTGGCGTCGAGGCCGGTGGTCGGCTCGTCCAGGAAGAGGACGGACGGGTCGATGATCAGCTCCATGCCGATGTTCGTCCTCTTCCTCTCGCCGCCGGAGATCCCACGAATCAGCGGAGTGCCcacctgcacaaacacacagacgtaCAGTGAAATAAtgccttttctttgtttttgttgctctACTCTCTATTTATTTTTCGTTTTGCTTGGTGTCTTTTAACACCCTttatctttattgttttattatctttctttcttttctgacGTTATTCCTTATCACTCCTTTCTTCCTCCTTGTGATGTAATTTCCCATtaattcctctcttattggtagaaaggtcagagtgtccctctgttgacattattgggttggagtcctgtctcgaggagccaccgttatctgtacagctgtgtcgatagtggagaccgtagagccagtcgctagggcaaccagggtcagagatgccagaggaatggagtaagtcaaaacatgataaggggtaagacactgagcaccagggaggaagggcagagttgtgaggccttcacgcagagagcacctCAATGTGGAGACCTGATAAttgctccttgatcaagcttcaataaaccttctttgtaagacatcatcagctccggacctcttccttccttaagttaacttgtgtatcaattattccatcacacTCCTCACCCTGGAGTCGGCCACTCGACTCAGTCCCAGCTCCTGGATCAACGTGTTGACTTTTTGATCTTTCACCTCCTGAGAGATGGACGTCGGGAGTCGCAGCGCCGCGGAGAAGGTGAAGTTCTCTCTGACCGTCAGAGTTCCCATCACCACGTCGTCCTGGAGACAAGAAGCCATCgtcaacaacaactacaagaTGATGGATGCACCTTTATTTCAACGGtatcttttcatattttaattatGACCTCAGTATTTCTAAATTAATTTCATGTATACTGTGTATGACAATATACATCTGCAGATCTGACTAACCCACCTGCACCACGTATCCAGACAGACACTTGAAGTTTGGAGGCTGAGGAGCTCCGTCGATCAAAACTTCTCCTGACAGACCTGCAGGGTCCTTCCTGGCCGCCAAAACATCCAAGAACCTGAACAACAAAGGAATCCCattaaaaggtataatatgcaggaTTATCAGAAAGCGTAGTAATAAAGTATTTGCATTTCAAAGTTTGAGGTACACTTCATAATTataacacacaaagacactcacGATGACTTCCCGCTTCCCGTCGGGCCCATGATGGCGTTCAGACCCGGCTTCATGAtcccactgagagagagagagggagagaaagttaATGTTAACAGCGAAGTAAATTGAGAAATGTTCATATGAATTAGCTTTGTATAATTGTGCAATGCATAATAAACCACAAACTAAGTAACTCCAAATACAGGAAAACAAAAATCTAATTTCAATGCTTGCATATGTCTACACCACATATTTTCATTCTCTTTGCTATTTCAAATAATCAAACTACATAtttgtacaaaagaaaatgggaCTCACTTTCTTCcctaaataaaaagaatatacacattaaaaacataaaataaaaaaaaataaataaataaataaatttaaattaaaaacaataaaatgatacCAATCTCAttgtctgtatggtaaatatgaagctacagccaatagctggttagcttagcttagcttaccatTAAAGTGCAtggaaaattttaaaaaaataaaaataaaatcagaacTTGTCCTTCCTACATGTTTtatgtacagattaaacaaacgataagatataatgtattttagaggtgctggtacagatcaggctagcagtttccccctgtttccagtctttgtgctaagctaagctaagctaaccacatCCTGACTCCAGCACAGAGACATGAGATTGATagcaatcttctcatctcactcagAAAAAAACGTTACGTttcttatttcccaaaatgaacCATTTCTTTaaccagaaaaataaaatgttaaccATGTGGGGACCTAATTTGGTGTCCCCAGATGGGAAgtgagtccccacaatgtggCTATATTAACATATGTGTGTCCCTACAGTATGAAGTGATGTCACCTTGTGCGGATCTCATTTGGTGTCCCCAGATGGGAAGTGAGTCCCCACATTGACTGTATTAAAAGATGTGTGTGACAACATTATGAAGTGATCTCGCCTTGTGGGGACCTCATTGATTGTCCCCAGATGGGAAgtgagtccccacaatgtgTCAATATCAACACATGTGTGTCAGTACAATATAATTAAGTGATCTCACCTTTTTGTGTCTCTAAATGAGCTTTATATGTAATAGATGGATATGAGTGTGGTATCAATTTACACATTCATATTTGCTCATTCATCTCTATTCTAATGTTTACAACTGTTTTGTTTGAAATGATGAGGCAGTTTCGCTTCTGTCATGTTTTTCTAAGGAGCTGAAACAttttaagttgttgttttgcaaTAGTTTGATTAATCTCTTGGTGTTTTTGCTGACTCAGGAAGAGCAACTTCCTCCTGTCCAAAGTCTATCGTGTCACTTATTCAGCAAATTTCCTGACATACAACACTTTATTTCACACCATATTTGCACATTCATCTCGATTCTAACGTTTGGAACAGTTTCTTTTGAGATGACGGGGCAGTTTCTCTTCTGTGTTTCTTCGAAATGACTACTGGTGAACTCTGTGATTACTGGTATTGCCATACACTGTATTTGAGGAACTGAAAAAGGTGAATTGGGACATTTCAGTTGCTGTTTTGCAATCGTTTGATTCATCTTTTGGTCTTTTAGCCGACTCAAGATCAGGACTTCCTCCTGACTAAATTTCACAGATTTATTTCCAACACATGACACTGCAGGTTTTTTTTACCTCCTAAATGATGATTCATACTTTAAACTTTTGTTAAGGAACTGAGagattttatgtgttttaatgtttagTAAACAATGAGTACAGTTCTTGATGAAACTGTTGAgaaatgttcttgttttttactTGCGGACTTACGGTGTCAAAACAGTCTCATAAGTATTCACAAACAAATGTTCAAGTTATGTAACCTGTAAAACACAATGCACAATTAAATGTAGAGCGATTTGTACCTGTAAATCCATATCTGTATCTGTGCTTCTAAATTACAACTTCATCAtttgtaaataaacacaaacagtaTTGTCATATACAAATACATTGTCATATTTTTTACTAAAACATCCCATTTGCATGGCttaataacattattaatttgcaatttGCTAACTGAATATGAACGAGTCACGTGTTCACTGTATTTGTGGATTTTTGTGTGTAACAGCACAGTAAAAGAGTCTCAAAAGAATCCACACAAAGGTGGAGATTCATAA containing:
- the abcg2a gene encoding broad substrate specificity ATP-binding cassette transporter ABCG2; its protein translation is MSETVVELGLNGNSEHQSASSSRSRHGATVSFHNIDYKVTQGGGCLSRKKGTTKNILVDLNGIMKPGLNAIMGPTGSGKSSFLDVLAARKDPAGLSGEVLIDGAPQPPNFKCLSGYVVQDDVVMGTLTVRENFTFSAALRLPTSISQEVKDQKVNTLIQELGLSRVADSRVGTPLIRGISGGERKRTNIGMELIIDPSVLFLDEPTTGLDASTANSVMLLLKRMANKGRTIILSIHQPRYSIYRLFDSLTLLIDGKQVYNGPAQSALDYFSDIGYTCEPHNNPADFFLDIINGDSTAVSLNKEDPDLDSVLVSRQGIADELVERYRNCNYFKQTKAELERINQGEPKSKTSTSRTITYTTGFFTQFRWVLKRTFLNLMLNPQTSIAQLAVTLFLAVIVGAIFFGVKEDDSGMQNRFGALFFIAVNQCFGSLSSAELFISERKLFIHEYISGYYRVSVYFLCKILSDIITLRTLPAFVFAGVSYFMIGLKPEVGAFFIFLLTVILIAYAATAMALAISADQTVVAIANIYMTIACVFMMIFAGLLVNLPSIVSWLAWLKYLSIPRYGLAGLQANEFTGLNFCPELNSTAGLICTGEQFLEQQGVNYSTWGLWQNHVALASMTVIFLTITYLKLRFIRKFT